A genome region from Sphingomonas sp. BGYR3 includes the following:
- the pssA gene encoding CDP-diacylglycerol--serine O-phosphatidyltransferase, which translates to MRAPRRRAIRAPRPRGGIPLRTIAPNAVTALALCFGLTGVRYAIGAEFERAVTMILIAGVLDGIDGRVARMMRGESRFGAELDSLSDAISFGVAPALIVYLWSLVTLPRIGWLCALIYAVFCALRLARFNAAIDLDVQPHKSAGFLTGVPAPAGAGLAMLPIFIWLWSGEELLRSPWIVAPWMAFVAFLMASSLATYSWGSLKLRPNIRFEAILIVVLFGAALLSAPWQTLTAICVLYVATIPFSIASYRRVRRLRAAAPQPAEPAQG; encoded by the coding sequence ATGCGCGCCCCGCGCCGGCGCGCGATCCGGGCACCCCGGCCCCGTGGCGGGATCCCGCTCAGGACCATTGCGCCGAACGCGGTGACCGCGCTGGCACTCTGTTTCGGGCTGACCGGCGTGCGCTATGCCATCGGTGCGGAGTTCGAGCGTGCGGTGACGATGATCCTGATCGCGGGCGTGCTGGACGGCATCGACGGCCGCGTCGCGCGGATGATGCGCGGTGAAAGCCGGTTCGGGGCGGAACTGGATTCGCTGTCCGACGCCATTTCGTTCGGCGTCGCCCCCGCATTGATCGTCTACCTCTGGTCGCTGGTCACGCTACCCCGGATCGGGTGGCTGTGCGCCCTGATCTATGCAGTGTTCTGCGCGCTGCGGCTGGCGCGGTTCAATGCGGCGATCGATCTGGATGTTCAGCCGCACAAGTCCGCCGGCTTTCTGACCGGCGTTCCCGCGCCGGCCGGTGCCGGCCTAGCCATGCTGCCCATCTTTATCTGGCTGTGGAGCGGGGAGGAACTGCTCCGCTCCCCCTGGATCGTGGCGCCGTGGATGGCGTTTGTCGCGTTCCTGATGGCCTCCAGCCTCGCGACCTATTCCTGGGGATCGCTTAAGCTGCGGCCCAATATCCGGTTCGAGGCGATCCTGATCGTCGTGCTGTTCGGCGCTGCACTGCTTTCCGCGCCGTGGCAGACGCTGACCGCGATCTGCGTGCTGTACGTGGCCACGATCCCGTTCAGCATCGCATCCTATCGCCGGGTCAGGCGGCTGCGCGCTGCCGCGCCGCAGCCGGCCGAACCTGCACAGGGGTAA
- a CDS encoding acyl-CoA dehydrogenase family protein, with product MDFTLTDRQAAYRDRVRDFITREIAPRDAEYHAHVAGVDRWQPVPLIEALKEKARAAGLWNFFMPPHSGQTHVDDSFVFEGDQLTNLEYALCAEEMGRIGWASECFNCSAPDTGNMEVLHRYGTREQKEAWLRPLMNGDIRSAFLMTEPAVASSDATNIETSIVRDGDDYVINGRKWWSSGTGDPRCRIAIVMGKTDPDARRHQQQSMILVPLDAPGVRIERMLSVYGYDHAPHGHGEVVLDNVRVPAANLLLGEGRGFEIAQGRLGPGRIHHCMRTIGVAEVAIEAMARRLMARTAFGKAIAEHSIWEQRIARARIDIEMTRLLCLKAADMMDRAGNKAAQLEIAMIKVQAPTMALSVLDDAIQAHGGAGVSDDFGLASAWASIRTLRFADGPDEVHNRAIARAEFGRYGA from the coding sequence ATGGACTTTACCCTGACCGATCGACAGGCGGCCTATCGCGACCGGGTGCGCGACTTTATCACCCGCGAAATCGCGCCGCGCGACGCCGAATATCACGCGCATGTCGCCGGTGTCGACCGGTGGCAGCCCGTGCCGCTGATCGAGGCGCTGAAGGAAAAGGCGCGGGCGGCTGGCCTCTGGAACTTCTTCATGCCGCCCCATTCGGGTCAGACCCATGTCGACGACAGCTTCGTGTTCGAGGGGGATCAGCTGACCAATCTGGAATATGCCCTGTGTGCCGAGGAGATGGGGCGGATTGGCTGGGCCAGCGAATGTTTCAACTGTTCCGCGCCCGATACCGGGAATATGGAGGTGCTGCACCGCTATGGCACCCGCGAGCAGAAAGAGGCCTGGCTTCGCCCGTTGATGAACGGCGATATCCGCAGCGCCTTTCTGATGACCGAGCCGGCCGTTGCATCGTCCGATGCGACCAATATCGAAACATCCATCGTCCGGGACGGCGATGACTATGTCATCAACGGCCGGAAATGGTGGTCGTCCGGCACCGGCGATCCGCGCTGCAGGATCGCCATCGTGATGGGCAAGACCGATCCGGACGCGCGCCGTCATCAGCAACAGTCGATGATCCTGGTGCCCTTGGACGCACCGGGCGTGCGGATCGAACGGATGCTGTCCGTCTATGGCTATGACCACGCGCCCCATGGCCATGGCGAGGTGGTGCTGGACAATGTCCGCGTTCCCGCCGCCAACCTGTTGCTGGGCGAGGGGCGCGGCTTTGAAATCGCACAGGGACGGCTCGGCCCGGGCCGCATCCACCATTGCATGCGCACCATCGGTGTGGCGGAGGTCGCGATCGAGGCGATGGCCCGCCGGCTGATGGCGCGCACGGCGTTCGGCAAGGCAATTGCGGAACATTCGATCTGGGAACAGCGCATCGCCCGTGCGCGGATCGATATCGAGATGACGCGCCTGTTGTGCCTGAAGGCGGCGGACATGATGGACCGCGCGGGCAACAAGGCGGCCCAGCTGGAAATCGCGATGATCAAGGTGCAGGCCCCGACGATGGCACTCAGCGTGCTGGACGATGCGATTCAGGCGCATGGCGGCGCCGGCGTTTCGGATGATTTCGGCCTGGCCAGCGCATGGGCCAGCATCCGCACCCTGCGCTTTGCCGATGGACCGGATGAGGTTCACAACCGCGCCATCGCACGCGCCGAATTCGGGCGATACGGCGCGTGA
- the rpsB gene encoding 30S ribosomal protein S2: MAAPVVTLQQLLESGAHFGHQTHRWNPKMKPYIFGDRNGVHIIDLSQTVPLFARALEFVSSTVASGGKVLFVGTKRQAQEPIADAARRSGQHFVNHRWLGGMLTNWKTISNSIKRLKTLEETLSGDTHGLTKKEVLNLTRERDKLELSLGGIRDMGGIPDIMFVIDANKEELAIKEANTLGIPVVAILDSNVSPDGIAFPVPANDDASRAIRLYCEAVAIAATRGGQERQAKSGFDLGAMDEPPAEEALSEPEAPAAASEPETAAEGERQIDA, encoded by the coding sequence ATGGCGGCACCCGTCGTCACTCTGCAGCAATTGCTCGAATCAGGCGCGCACTTCGGCCACCAGACGCACCGCTGGAACCCGAAGATGAAGCCCTATATCTTTGGCGACCGCAACGGCGTCCACATCATCGACCTGTCGCAGACCGTGCCGCTGTTCGCGCGCGCGCTCGAATTCGTCAGCTCCACCGTCGCTTCGGGCGGCAAGGTCCTGTTCGTCGGCACCAAGCGCCAGGCGCAGGAGCCGATTGCCGACGCCGCGCGTCGTTCGGGCCAGCATTTCGTCAACCATCGCTGGCTGGGCGGCATGCTCACCAACTGGAAGACGATTTCCAACTCGATCAAGCGCCTGAAGACGCTGGAAGAAACCCTGTCGGGCGACACGCACGGCCTGACCAAGAAGGAAGTGCTGAACCTGACGCGTGAGCGCGACAAGCTGGAACTCAGCCTGGGCGGCATCCGCGACATGGGCGGCATTCCCGACATCATGTTCGTGATCGACGCGAACAAGGAAGAACTGGCGATCAAGGAAGCCAACACGCTGGGCATCCCGGTCGTTGCGATCCTCGATTCGAACGTGTCGCCGGACGGCATCGCGTTCCCGGTTCCCGCGAATGACGACGCCAGCCGCGCTATCCGCCTGTATTGCGAAGCCGTGGCGATTGCCGCGACCCGCGGCGGGCAGGAGCGTCAGGCCAAGTCCGGGTTCGACCTGGGCGCGATGGACGAGCCGCCGGCCGAGGAAGCACTGAGCGAGCCGGAAGCGCCCGCCGCTGCGTCTGAGCCGGAAACGGCAGCCGAGGGCGAGCGTCAGATCGACGCCTGA
- a CDS encoding phosphatidylserine decarboxylase, translated as MQEIEPGSGLPQTVKWRWPSIHPEGWKYIAISGVTAFVFLVAIWDELGFALVGLTIWVAAFFRDPVRVTPQGADLIVSPADGLVTMIQRVPVPPELGGPGGLPDATRVRVSVFMSVFDVHVNRTPVTGTITEQVYISGKFLNADLDKASDENERQHLVIERRDGVRVAMTQIAGLVARRILSFVKPGDMVVAGQRVGLIRFGSRVDVWLPEGVEPQVALGQRAIAGETVLGRIGVAAPTGVSQ; from the coding sequence ATGCAAGAGATTGAACCCGGTTCCGGCCTGCCACAGACGGTGAAGTGGCGTTGGCCGTCCATCCATCCCGAAGGATGGAAGTATATCGCCATCAGCGGCGTGACCGCTTTCGTGTTTCTGGTCGCCATATGGGACGAACTGGGCTTTGCGCTGGTTGGCCTGACGATCTGGGTCGCCGCCTTTTTCCGCGATCCGGTGCGCGTGACGCCGCAGGGCGCCGACCTGATCGTGTCGCCCGCCGACGGGCTGGTCACCATGATCCAGCGCGTGCCGGTGCCCCCCGAACTGGGCGGGCCGGGCGGATTGCCCGATGCGACGCGGGTTCGCGTGTCCGTGTTCATGAGCGTGTTTGACGTCCATGTGAACCGCACCCCCGTGACCGGCACGATCACCGAACAGGTCTACATCTCCGGCAAGTTCCTGAACGCCGATCTCGACAAGGCGTCGGACGAGAATGAACGCCAGCATCTGGTGATCGAGCGCCGCGACGGCGTGCGGGTGGCGATGACTCAGATTGCCGGCCTGGTCGCGCGCCGCATCCTCAGCTTCGTGAAGCCGGGCGACATGGTCGTTGCCGGCCAGCGGGTCGGCCTGATCCGGTTCGGCAGCCGGGTCGATGTGTGGTTGCCCGAGGGGGTGGAGCCGCAGGTGGCGCTGGGTCAGCGCGCGATTGCCGGTGAAACTGTGCTTGGCCGGATCGGCGTGGCGGCACCCACCGGCGTTTCGCAATAA
- the tsf gene encoding translation elongation factor Ts, with protein sequence MAEITAAAVKELRERSGAGMMDCKKALAENGGDTEAAMDWLRTKGLAAAAKKSSRTAAEGLVGVAVAGTKGVAVEVNSQTDFVAKNEIFQSFVRDVTALAMDVNDIDALKGATMPQGGSVEDVLTANIATIGENQVLRRMKRIEVAQGAVIPYVHNAAAPGMGKIGVLVALESDAGVDVLEPLGKQLAQHVAAAFPLALDETGLDQDILERERAIATEKAAESGKPADIIAKMVEGSVKKFAKENALLSQPIVHDGKTPVADVVAKAAKDAGASIKLVDYVRFQLGEGIEKEESDFAAEVAAAAGISKG encoded by the coding sequence ATGGCCGAGATCACTGCAGCCGCGGTCAAGGAACTGCGCGAGCGCTCTGGCGCCGGCATGATGGATTGCAAGAAGGCGCTGGCCGAAAACGGCGGCGATACCGAAGCCGCCATGGACTGGCTGCGGACCAAGGGTCTTGCCGCCGCTGCCAAGAAGTCCAGCCGTACTGCGGCCGAGGGCCTGGTCGGCGTCGCCGTTGCCGGGACCAAGGGCGTTGCGGTCGAGGTGAACAGCCAGACCGATTTCGTCGCCAAGAACGAGATTTTCCAGTCGTTCGTGCGCGACGTCACTGCGCTGGCGATGGACGTCAACGATATCGACGCTCTGAAGGGCGCAACGATGCCGCAGGGCGGTTCGGTCGAGGACGTGCTGACCGCGAACATCGCCACTATCGGTGAAAATCAGGTGCTGCGCCGGATGAAGCGGATCGAAGTCGCGCAGGGCGCGGTGATCCCGTACGTCCACAATGCGGCAGCGCCGGGCATGGGCAAGATCGGCGTGCTGGTTGCGCTGGAATCGGATGCCGGTGTCGATGTGCTTGAGCCGCTGGGCAAGCAGCTGGCGCAGCACGTTGCCGCTGCCTTCCCGCTGGCGCTGGACGAAACCGGCCTGGATCAGGACATCCTGGAGCGCGAGCGCGCCATCGCCACCGAGAAGGCCGCCGAAAGCGGCAAGCCCGCCGACATCATCGCCAAGATGGTCGAGGGTTCGGTGAAGAAGTTCGCCAAGGAAAACGCGCTGCTGAGCCAGCCCATCGTCCATGACGGCAAGACCCCGGTCGCCGACGTGGTCGCCAAGGCTGCGAAGGATGCGGGCGCGTCGATCAAGCTGGTCGATTATGTCCGCTTTCAGCTCGGCGAAGGCATCGAAAAGGAAGAGAGCGACTTCGCCGCCGAAGTCGCCGCCGCCGCCGGCATCAGCAAGGGCTGA
- a CDS encoding Zn-dependent alcohol dehydrogenase, producing MKAAVLRAAGQPLSIEDVVIDAPGPREVLIRTAACGVCRSDLHFVDGSFPHPVPTVPGHEASGVVEAVGEGVTTVRPGDHVITFFTAFCGSCEFCVTGRPSLCIDPSTRRPAGAEPRLSLADGTPLNPFLNLSAFAEQMLVHENACVAIDRAMPLERAALLGCAVITGAGAIFNDSKVQPGESVAVIGAGGIGLAAINAARIAGAGMIIAIDPLADKRATAMAMGATHAIDPGEAGAAKSIQVLTNGGVHHAIEAVGRADTAELAWTILRRGGTATILGMIAPGQSVSLPGPTFLTGKKIQGSLLGSTRFPVDLPRLIRMYLDGLLDLDRMVAETIALEDVNDALEKLRRGGAVRSVIRFG from the coding sequence GTGAAGGCTGCGGTCCTGCGTGCGGCGGGCCAGCCGCTGTCCATTGAGGATGTCGTGATCGACGCTCCCGGCCCGCGCGAGGTGCTGATCCGCACGGCCGCGTGCGGCGTGTGCCGGTCGGACCTGCATTTCGTCGACGGCAGCTTTCCGCACCCCGTGCCGACCGTGCCCGGCCATGAGGCATCGGGCGTGGTCGAGGCGGTGGGTGAGGGGGTGACGACGGTTCGCCCCGGCGATCATGTCATCACCTTCTTCACCGCCTTTTGCGGGTCGTGCGAATTCTGCGTCACCGGCCGCCCGTCCCTGTGCATCGATCCGTCGACGCGCCGGCCGGCCGGTGCCGAACCTCGCTTGTCGCTGGCCGATGGCACGCCGCTGAACCCGTTCCTCAACCTGTCGGCCTTTGCCGAACAGATGCTGGTCCATGAAAATGCCTGTGTGGCGATTGACCGCGCGATGCCGCTGGAACGGGCCGCGCTGCTCGGCTGTGCAGTCATCACCGGCGCTGGCGCGATCTTCAACGACAGCAAGGTGCAGCCGGGGGAAAGCGTTGCCGTGATCGGGGCGGGGGGCATCGGCCTTGCCGCCATCAATGCGGCGCGGATCGCGGGCGCGGGCATGATCATCGCCATCGACCCGCTGGCCGACAAACGGGCCACCGCCATGGCGATGGGCGCGACCCATGCGATCGATCCGGGCGAGGCCGGAGCCGCCAAATCCATTCAGGTCCTGACCAATGGCGGCGTCCATCACGCGATCGAGGCGGTGGGACGGGCGGACACGGCAGAGCTTGCCTGGACGATCCTGCGCCGGGGCGGTACGGCGACGATCCTGGGCATGATTGCGCCGGGCCAGTCGGTCAGCCTGCCCGGCCCGACCTTTCTGACCGGCAAGAAGATTCAGGGATCGCTGCTGGGGTCCACGCGCTTTCCCGTCGACCTGCCCCGGCTGATCCGGATGTATCTGGACGGGCTGCTCGACCTCGACAGGATGGTGGCGGAAACGATTGCGCTGGAGGATGTGAACGATGCGCTGGAAAAGCTGCGCCGTGGCGGCGCGGTGCGATCGGTGATCCGGTTCGGATGA
- a CDS encoding NADP-dependent isocitrate dehydrogenase gives MAKIKVKTPVVEIDGDEMTRIIWQWIRERLIQPYLDIDLVYFDLAVEKRDETDDQITIDSANAIKKYGVGVKCATITPDEQRVEEFGLKKMWRSPNGTIRNILGGVVFREPIVIQNVPRLIPGWTKPIVVGRHAFGDQYRATDFLVPGPGKLRLVWEGANGESIDREVFDFPGAGVAMAMYNLDESIRDFARASLNYGLNLGWPVYLSTKNTILKAYDGRFKDIFEDVYQAEFKDRFKEAGIEYQHRLIDDMVASALKWHGEFVWACKNYDGDVQSDQVAQGFGSLGLMTSVLMSPDGKTVEAEAAHGTVTRHYRQHQQGKATSTNPIASIFAWTGGLKFRGRFDGTPEVTQFAETLERVCIQTVESGKMTKDLAILIGPDQPWMTTEQFFEAIRTNLEAEMGKITG, from the coding sequence ATGGCGAAAATCAAGGTCAAGACGCCGGTCGTGGAGATTGACGGCGACGAGATGACGCGGATCATCTGGCAATGGATCCGCGAGCGGCTGATCCAGCCCTATCTCGATATCGACCTAGTTTATTTCGACCTGGCCGTCGAAAAGCGTGACGAAACCGACGATCAGATCACGATCGACAGCGCCAATGCGATCAAGAAGTACGGCGTCGGCGTGAAGTGCGCCACGATCACCCCGGACGAACAGCGGGTCGAGGAATTCGGCCTAAAGAAGATGTGGCGGTCGCCCAACGGCACCATCCGCAACATCCTGGGCGGCGTGGTGTTCCGCGAACCGATCGTGATCCAGAACGTCCCGCGCCTGATCCCCGGATGGACCAAGCCGATCGTCGTCGGCCGTCACGCATTCGGCGACCAGTATCGTGCGACCGATTTCCTGGTCCCCGGCCCGGGCAAGCTGCGCCTGGTCTGGGAAGGCGCGAATGGCGAGAGCATCGACCGCGAAGTGTTCGACTTCCCGGGCGCTGGCGTCGCCATGGCGATGTACAACCTGGACGAATCGATCCGCGATTTCGCCCGCGCCAGCCTGAATTACGGCCTCAACCTTGGCTGGCCGGTCTACCTGTCGACCAAGAACACGATCCTCAAGGCCTATGACGGCCGGTTCAAGGACATTTTCGAGGACGTGTATCAGGCGGAGTTCAAGGACCGGTTCAAGGAAGCGGGCATCGAATATCAGCACCGCCTGATCGACGACATGGTGGCCAGCGCGCTGAAGTGGCATGGCGAGTTTGTCTGGGCGTGCAAGAATTATGACGGCGACGTCCAGTCGGATCAGGTCGCTCAGGGCTTTGGCTCGCTGGGCCTGATGACCAGCGTCCTGATGTCGCCGGACGGCAAGACGGTTGAGGCCGAAGCGGCTCACGGCACCGTCACCCGCCATTATCGCCAGCACCAGCAGGGCAAGGCGACCAGCACCAATCCGATCGCGTCGATCTTTGCCTGGACCGGCGGCCTGAAGTTCCGCGGCCGGTTCGACGGCACGCCGGAAGTGACGCAGTTTGCCGAGACGCTGGAGCGGGTCTGCATCCAGACCGTCGAGAGCGGCAAGATGACCAAGGATCTGGCCATCCTGATCGGCCCGGATCAGCCGTGGATGACCACGGAACAGTTCTTTGAGGCGATCCGCACCAATCTGGAAGCGGAAATGGGCAAGATCACCGGCTGA
- a CDS encoding cation:proton antiporter, with protein sequence MHLSLASNGFSDALVILGAAGLVIPAFARFRISPVIGFILVGLLVGPAGLGALVPQAPWLYYITISDPESIEPFAEFGIILLLFSIGLELSFKRLWAMRRLVFGVGAAELFGSALFIAVALQFFGQSWAAAIGLGLALSLSSTALVLPIAGTERAAGKAAFAMLLFEDVALVPIIFLLGALGPAASDEGWVGLADIALTGSISVVCLYIAGRFILPRLFGQAARAKNPELFLAASLLVVIVASLVTSAAGLSPIVGALLAGLLIAETEYHSEVEVMTAPFRGLALGVFLITVGMRLDWRYLAENGAMVTGAIVGVMLAKTIVTAALLRLSGARNSTAIETAVMMASPSETTLIVLGVATAALLIDPQTAAFWTAVTAIGLTITPLLAKAGQVIAREIEQRTGELPPEAEVGREGPGTVIIGFGRVGRTVADLLRAHGKTFVAVDANIESVTDARRAGYPMIFGDVSRAELVDRLNLGRADALILTMDEPVLTVRLTKRVRGWLPDLPIIARARDQDHAAELYKAGATDAVPETLESSLQLAEAVLVDLGVAMGPVIASIHEKRDEMRKGIQHAAGLDREPRIRRVRQSAAE encoded by the coding sequence ATGCATCTGAGCCTGGCCAGTAACGGATTTTCCGACGCCCTTGTCATCCTGGGCGCGGCGGGCCTTGTCATCCCCGCCTTTGCCCGGTTTCGGATCAGCCCGGTGATCGGGTTCATCCTGGTCGGCCTGCTGGTCGGTCCGGCCGGGCTGGGCGCACTCGTGCCCCAGGCGCCGTGGCTGTATTACATCACCATTTCCGACCCGGAATCGATCGAGCCGTTTGCCGAGTTCGGCATCATCCTGCTGCTGTTTTCCATCGGCCTGGAGCTGTCGTTCAAGCGGCTATGGGCGATGCGGCGGCTGGTGTTCGGGGTGGGCGCGGCGGAGCTGTTCGGATCGGCACTGTTCATCGCGGTTGCGCTGCAGTTTTTCGGGCAGAGCTGGGCGGCGGCGATCGGTCTTGGCCTCGCCCTTTCCCTGTCATCCACCGCGCTGGTCCTGCCGATCGCGGGAACCGAGCGGGCGGCGGGCAAGGCGGCATTCGCCATGCTGTTGTTCGAGGATGTGGCACTGGTGCCGATCATCTTCCTGCTGGGCGCGCTTGGCCCGGCGGCCAGTGACGAGGGCTGGGTCGGGCTGGCCGACATTGCCCTGACCGGATCGATCAGCGTCGTCTGCCTTTACATTGCCGGGCGCTTCATCCTGCCGCGCCTGTTCGGACAGGCGGCGCGCGCAAAGAACCCGGAACTGTTCCTGGCCGCCAGCCTGCTGGTGGTGATCGTGGCCAGCCTGGTCACCTCTGCTGCAGGGCTGAGCCCCATCGTCGGCGCGCTGCTGGCCGGTCTGCTGATCGCGGAAACCGAATATCACAGCGAAGTCGAAGTGATGACCGCGCCGTTCCGCGGCCTTGCGCTCGGCGTGTTCCTGATCACGGTCGGGATGCGGCTCGACTGGCGATACCTGGCCGAAAACGGGGCGATGGTGACCGGCGCCATCGTCGGCGTCATGCTGGCCAAGACGATTGTCACGGCCGCGCTGCTCCGCCTGTCGGGCGCGCGCAACAGCACCGCCATCGAAACCGCGGTGATGATGGCCAGCCCGTCAGAAACGACGCTGATCGTGCTTGGCGTCGCAACCGCCGCGCTGCTGATCGATCCACAAACAGCGGCGTTCTGGACGGCGGTGACCGCCATCGGGCTGACCATCACGCCGCTGCTGGCCAAGGCGGGTCAGGTAATCGCGCGCGAGATCGAACAGCGCACCGGCGAGCTGCCGCCAGAGGCGGAGGTGGGGCGCGAGGGGCCGGGCACCGTCATCATCGGCTTTGGCCGGGTCGGTCGCACAGTCGCCGATCTGCTGCGCGCGCATGGCAAGACGTTTGTCGCGGTCGACGCCAATATCGAATCGGTGACCGATGCCCGGCGGGCGGGATATCCGATGATCTTTGGCGATGTGTCGCGGGCCGAACTGGTCGACCGGCTGAACCTTGGCCGTGCCGATGCGCTGATCCTGACGATGGACGAACCGGTGCTGACCGTGCGGCTGACCAAGCGGGTGCGCGGCTGGCTGCCCGACCTGCCCATCATCGCCCGCGCGCGGGATCAGGACCATGCCGCCGAGCTGTACAAGGCCGGGGCCACCGACGCGGTGCCCGAAACGCTGGAAAGCTCGCTTCAGCTGGCCGAGGCGGTGCTGGTCGACCTGGGCGTCGCCATGGGACCGGTGATTGCCAGCATCCACGAAAAGCGGGACGAGATGCGCAAGGGCATTCAGCATGCCGCCGGGCTGGACCGGGAACCCCGCATCCGCCGGGTGCGCCAATCGGCGGCCGAATGA
- a CDS encoding phosphotransferase family protein has translation MSDLDDAALDRWMTAHLPGHHGPVRCTKFSGGQSNPTYRVDGPAGSCVLRRKPFGPILPSAHAIEREYRLIGALHPSGFPVARPIALCEDAGVIGAPFYLMEEVRGRTLWDGTLPDLSPDERRVHYHALIDTLAALHAIDPDAVGLSDYGRTGNYFERQVDRWSRQYRASQTDDLPEIERLIDWLPRSVPPQTRVSIVHGDYRIDNLIFADDGPRVLAVLDWELSTLGDPLADFSYLLMNWVTEPEGRSGVKGQTGPATGIPTLEEAVDRYCAATGRDGVPDLDWYFSYNLFRLAGIVQGIKRRMIDGNASSTAAADAVARLPALAAAAWHFAERAGAGD, from the coding sequence ATGAGCGACCTTGACGACGCCGCGCTGGATCGCTGGATGACGGCGCATCTGCCGGGCCATCACGGCCCGGTTCGCTGCACCAAATTCTCCGGCGGGCAAAGCAATCCGACCTATCGCGTCGACGGTCCCGCCGGTTCGTGCGTCCTTCGCCGCAAGCCGTTCGGGCCGATCCTGCCATCGGCCCATGCCATTGAGCGCGAATATCGCCTGATCGGCGCGCTGCACCCAAGCGGCTTTCCGGTCGCCCGGCCGATTGCCCTGTGCGAGGATGCCGGGGTGATCGGTGCGCCCTTCTATCTGATGGAGGAGGTGAGGGGCCGGACGCTGTGGGACGGAACGCTTCCCGATCTGTCGCCCGATGAACGGCGGGTGCATTATCATGCGCTGATCGACACGCTGGCCGCGCTGCACGCAATTGATCCGGATGCTGTCGGCCTGTCCGATTACGGTCGGACGGGCAATTATTTCGAACGGCAGGTGGACCGATGGTCCCGGCAATATCGGGCCAGTCAGACGGATGACCTGCCGGAGATCGAGCGGCTGATCGACTGGCTGCCGCGCTCCGTTCCGCCGCAGACGCGGGTCAGCATCGTGCATGGCGATTACCGGATCGACAATCTGATCTTTGCCGATGACGGGCCGCGCGTGCTGGCCGTGCTCGACTGGGAATTGTCGACGCTGGGCGATCCGCTGGCGGATTTCAGCTACCTCCTGATGAACTGGGTGACGGAGCCGGAGGGGCGTTCGGGGGTCAAGGGGCAGACCGGGCCGGCAACGGGCATTCCCACGCTGGAGGAGGCGGTGGACCGATATTGCGCCGCCACGGGCCGGGACGGGGTGCCCGATCTGGACTGGTATTTCAGCTATAATCTGTTCCGGCTGGCCGGGATTGTTCAGGGGATCAAGCGGCGGATGATCGACGGCAATGCGTCCAGCACTGCGGCGGCCGATGCGGTTGCGCGCCTGCCCGCGCTGGCGGCGGCGGCGTGGCATTTTGCCGAGCGGGCCGGGGCAGGGGACTGA